In Polaribacter sp. Hel_I_88, the following proteins share a genomic window:
- a CDS encoding S9 family peptidase, which translates to MKNTIILGAILLMIGCTKNTSNSTSNELSDKKEITLEEIWDGTFSPEKMNALNSMNGDFYSLLNTDKNGVTTVDKYSYATLEKVETIVSSADLGDLESFSSYSFNNDETKIILGTNFKKIFRRSYSGTFYAYDVASKEISLIGKDIQEPIFSPDNKKVAYAKDNNIFIKDFSKNALIQVTKDGKKNHIINGITDWVYEEEFAFVRAFEWSNNSEYLAFLRFDETDVPTFSMDLVGSENYPDQLVFKYPKAGEKNAAVTLQMFTLSNRNTKKITLGDYEYIPRIKWSNNDAILVATTLNRHQNDLKLHKVNALRSSSTILLNETDKAYIDITDNLTFLVDNSFIWTSEKDGFNHIYHYDFNGNLINQITKGNWEVTNYYGFNDTKKTIYYQSVENGSINRGVYSIGLDGENKKLLSNKEGQNSAAFSTNLNYFINTYSSAETPPIYSLYTAEGEMLKVIKDNAQLKEDLAAYKMSPKEFSTININGNDLNMWMVKPVDFDESKTYPMLMFQYSGPGSQQVGNSWNGANDYWHNMLAQKGMIVVCVDGRGTGLKGAAFKKITQKELGKFEVEDQIAAAKKLAERSYIDENNIGIWGWSYGGFMSTNCLLKGNDIFSTAIAVAPVTSWRFYDSVYTERYMQTPQENASGYDDNSPINYADKLEGNYLLVHGTGDDNVHVQNSFRMTNALIEANKQFDQFIVPDRTHSISRGKNMRLNLYTKMTNFVEEHLINTSTK; encoded by the coding sequence ATGAAAAACACAATCATTTTAGGAGCTATCTTACTTATGATAGGCTGTACAAAAAACACCTCAAACTCAACATCAAACGAATTATCAGACAAAAAAGAAATAACTCTCGAAGAAATTTGGGATGGCACTTTTTCGCCTGAAAAAATGAATGCTTTAAACTCAATGAATGGCGATTTTTATTCGCTTTTAAATACTGATAAAAACGGAGTAACAACTGTAGATAAATATAGTTATGCAACTTTAGAGAAAGTTGAAACCATTGTAAGCAGTGCAGATTTAGGTGACCTTGAATCTTTTTCTTCATATAGTTTTAATAATGATGAAACAAAAATTATATTAGGAACCAACTTTAAAAAGATTTTTAGACGTTCTTATAGTGGTACTTTTTATGCCTATGATGTTGCTTCTAAAGAAATATCTTTAATTGGTAAAGACATTCAAGAACCTATTTTTTCTCCTGATAATAAAAAAGTTGCCTACGCAAAAGACAACAATATTTTTATAAAGGATTTCAGTAAAAACGCATTAATTCAAGTTACTAAAGATGGTAAAAAGAATCACATAATAAACGGAATTACAGACTGGGTTTACGAAGAAGAATTTGCCTTTGTTAGAGCTTTTGAGTGGAGCAATAACAGCGAATATTTAGCTTTTTTACGTTTCGATGAAACTGATGTTCCTACTTTTTCTATGGATTTGGTGGGTTCTGAAAACTACCCAGATCAATTGGTTTTTAAATATCCAAAAGCTGGTGAAAAAAATGCAGCAGTTACCTTGCAAATGTTTACATTATCAAACAGAAATACTAAAAAAATTACTTTAGGCGATTACGAATATATTCCAAGAATAAAATGGTCTAATAATGATGCTATTTTAGTAGCAACAACTTTAAATCGTCATCAAAATGATTTAAAATTACACAAAGTAAATGCGTTAAGAAGTTCATCAACTATTTTACTAAATGAAACTGATAAAGCGTATATAGATATTACAGACAATCTTACTTTTTTAGTTGATAATAGCTTTATTTGGACGAGCGAAAAAGATGGTTTCAATCACATTTATCACTATGATTTTAACGGAAATTTAATCAACCAAATTACAAAAGGAAATTGGGAAGTAACTAATTATTATGGTTTTAATGATACTAAGAAAACTATTTATTATCAATCTGTAGAAAACGGTTCAATCAATAGAGGTGTATATTCTATTGGTTTAGATGGTGAAAACAAAAAGTTATTAAGTAATAAAGAAGGGCAAAATTCTGCTGCTTTTAGCACAAACTTAAATTACTTTATCAACACCTATTCGTCTGCTGAAACACCTCCAATTTACTCTTTATATACTGCAGAAGGTGAAATGTTAAAAGTAATAAAAGACAATGCTCAATTAAAAGAGGATTTAGCTGCCTATAAAATGAGTCCAAAAGAGTTTTCTACCATCAATATTAATGGTAATGATTTAAACATGTGGATGGTAAAACCTGTTGATTTTGATGAATCGAAAACCTACCCAATGTTGATGTTTCAATATTCAGGACCAGGTTCTCAGCAAGTTGGTAATAGTTGGAATGGAGCAAACGATTACTGGCACAATATGCTAGCACAAAAAGGCATGATTGTAGTGTGTGTTGATGGACGAGGAACAGGTTTAAAAGGTGCTGCTTTTAAGAAAATAACACAAAAAGAATTAGGTAAATTTGAGGTTGAAGACCAAATAGCTGCTGCTAAAAAATTAGCAGAACGTTCTTATATTGATGAAAATAATATCGGTATTTGGGGTTGGTCTTATGGTGGTTTTATGAGCACAAATTGTCTTTTAAAAGGAAATGATATATTCTCTACAGCAATTGCAGTTGCTCCTGTAACTTCGTGGCGTTTTTACGATTCTGTGTATACAGAACGTTATATGCAAACTCCACAAGAAAATGCGAGTGGTTATGATGATAATTCGCCAATAAATTACGCTGATAAATTAGAAGGAAACTACCTACTTGTTCATGGAACTGGAGACGATAATGTGCATGTTCAAAATAGTTTTAGAATGACAAATGCGCTTATTGAAGCCAACAAACAATTCGATCAATTTATAGTACCAGATAGAACGCACTCAATTTCTAGAGGAAAAAATATGCGTTTAAATTTATATACAAAAATGACTAATTTTGTAGAAGAGCATTTAATTAATACATCAACTAAATAA
- a CDS encoding prohibitin family protein: protein MKNLGILILIVGFFYSCAVVRPGEVGIKQTLGKLSKETKTQGTVIYNPLTSKVLIESTKTKNIKLFLSLPSKEGLSVNSEISILYRLEANKVASVLENLGQDYESVITSVFRSAASDVCAQFFAKDMHSGMRSIIELEILKKMKINLEKQADGIELIGVLMKQIQLPAGLANSIERKLQAEQDAMRLKFVLEQETLEAERKIINAKGERDAQLIIAEGLTPGILRLKAIEAFRELARSSNAKTIITDGKTPLIVGQEEINTKKED, encoded by the coding sequence ATGAAAAATCTTGGTATATTAATTTTAATTGTTGGTTTCTTTTATAGTTGTGCAGTTGTAAGACCAGGAGAAGTTGGTATTAAACAAACTTTAGGAAAACTATCTAAAGAAACAAAAACACAAGGAACTGTAATTTACAATCCTTTAACGAGTAAAGTTTTAATTGAATCTACAAAAACAAAAAACATTAAATTATTTTTAAGCTTGCCTAGTAAAGAAGGGTTGAGTGTAAATTCTGAAATATCGATTTTATACAGATTAGAAGCAAATAAAGTTGCCTCTGTTTTAGAAAACTTAGGGCAAGATTACGAATCTGTAATTACCAGTGTTTTTAGATCTGCAGCATCAGATGTTTGTGCACAATTTTTCGCAAAAGATATGCACTCAGGAATGCGTTCAATAATTGAATTAGAAATCTTAAAAAAGATGAAAATTAACCTTGAGAAACAAGCAGATGGCATCGAATTAATTGGTGTATTAATGAAACAAATTCAATTGCCTGCAGGTTTAGCAAACTCTATTGAAAGAAAATTACAAGCAGAACAAGATGCCATGCGTTTAAAATTTGTTTTAGAGCAAGAAACTTTAGAGGCTGAAAGAAAAATTATTAATGCAAAAGGAGAAAGAGATGCGCAATTAATTATTGCAGAAGGTTTAACTCCTGGTATTTTAAGATTAAAAGCTATAGAAGCTTTTAGAGAATTAGCAAGATCTAGCAACGCAAAAACGATAATTACAGATGGAAAAACTCCTTTAATTGTTGGTCAAGAGGAAATAAACACAAAAAAAGAAGATTAA
- a CDS encoding thioredoxin family protein translates to MARTESNEFKNGTKAPDFTLLNTIDDKKYSLQDLKGEKGTVIMFICNHCPFVLHVNAELVKMANEYQQKGINFIAISANDVENYPQDAPYLMKQLAKNESYPFPYLYDETQEVAKAYDAACTPDFYAFDANLKVIYHGQLDDSRPGNGKPVTGIDLRNALENLLENKDVLENQKPSVGCGIKWK, encoded by the coding sequence ATGGCAAGAACAGAATCAAACGAATTTAAAAACGGAACAAAAGCACCAGATTTTACTTTATTAAATACAATTGATGATAAAAAATATTCTTTACAAGATTTAAAAGGAGAAAAAGGAACTGTAATTATGTTTATTTGTAATCATTGTCCTTTTGTACTTCATGTAAATGCTGAATTGGTGAAAATGGCAAATGAATATCAACAAAAAGGAATAAATTTTATTGCGATAAGTGCAAATGATGTTGAGAATTATCCACAAGATGCACCATATTTGATGAAGCAATTGGCGAAAAATGAAAGCTATCCTTTTCCTTATTTATATGATGAAACGCAAGAAGTAGCAAAAGCTTATGATGCAGCTTGTACTCCAGATTTTTATGCTTTTGACGCAAATTTAAAAGTTATTTATCATGGTCAGTTAGATGATTCTAGGCCAGGAAATGGAAAACCAGTTACAGGAATTGATCTTAGAAATGCTTTAGAAAATTTATTAGAAAATAAAGATGTTTTAGAAAACCAAAAGCCAAGTGTTGGCTGTGGAATTAAGTGGAAGTGA
- a CDS encoding NAD(P)/FAD-dependent oxidoreductase, with amino-acid sequence MSNSSKSEFFQKPVLSEVEIGNKKGLSVIIIGGGAAGYFTAINAKEKNPNLEITILEKGNDVLQKVKISGGGRCNVTHACFEPKELVKFYPRGEKELLGPFHKFMTGDTFEWFDDRGVPLKIESDNRVFPEANTSQAIIDCFQKSVDDLGIKVITNCGVNEVHQKDDTWIITTKKEVFEADKIVIAAGSSKKVWELCETLDHSIIEPVPSLFTFNINDKRLLDLLGTSVPNATVNIVGTNLEASGPLLITHWGMSGPAVLKLSAFGARILADKNYQYNVEVNWLSRPTDKVLNVLLNLKKKEPRKTVILKSPFAEISKRLWERFVLFSGISKNQNWADLNSFQIEKLASELTKGIYNANGRTTFKDEFVTAGGIDLKEINFKNFESKKHKNLFFVGEVLNIDAVTGGFNFQNAWTGGFICAQALAETNN; translated from the coding sequence ATGAGTAATTCAAGTAAGAGTGAATTTTTCCAGAAGCCTGTATTGAGCGAAGTCGAAATAGGGAATAAAAAGGGGCTCTCAGTAATAATTATAGGAGGTGGAGCAGCAGGCTATTTTACAGCCATCAACGCAAAAGAGAAAAATCCAAACTTAGAGATTACAATTCTAGAAAAAGGGAATGACGTTTTGCAGAAAGTAAAAATTTCTGGAGGTGGAAGATGCAATGTTACACATGCTTGTTTTGAACCAAAAGAGTTGGTGAAGTTTTATCCAAGAGGAGAAAAAGAATTATTGGGCCCTTTTCATAAATTTATGACTGGTGATACTTTTGAATGGTTTGATGATAGAGGAGTTCCTTTAAAAATTGAAAGTGATAATCGTGTTTTCCCAGAAGCAAATACAAGTCAGGCAATTATAGATTGTTTTCAAAAATCTGTCGACGATTTAGGAATTAAAGTAATTACAAATTGTGGTGTAAATGAGGTGCATCAAAAAGATGATACATGGATTATCACCACAAAAAAAGAAGTTTTTGAAGCAGATAAAATTGTAATTGCTGCAGGAAGTTCTAAAAAAGTTTGGGAATTGTGTGAAACTTTAGATCATTCCATTATAGAACCTGTTCCGTCTTTATTTACTTTTAATATCAACGACAAACGTTTGTTAGATTTATTGGGAACTTCTGTGCCAAATGCCACTGTAAATATTGTCGGTACAAATTTAGAAGCTTCAGGACCTTTGCTAATTACACATTGGGGAATGAGTGGACCAGCTGTTTTAAAACTCTCTGCTTTTGGTGCAAGAATTTTGGCTGATAAAAACTATCAATATAATGTAGAAGTGAATTGGTTATCGAGACCAACTGACAAAGTTTTGAATGTTTTATTGAATTTAAAAAAGAAAGAACCTCGAAAAACTGTTATTTTAAAATCGCCATTTGCAGAAATTTCTAAAAGATTATGGGAGCGTTTTGTGTTGTTTTCTGGGATTTCTAAAAATCAGAATTGGGCAGATTTAAATAGTTTTCAAATAGAAAAATTAGCAAGCGAATTAACCAAAGGAATTTATAACGCCAATGGAAGAACTACTTTTAAAGACGAATTTGTAACTGCTGGAGGCATTGATTTGAAGGAAATTAATTTTAAAAATTTTGAAAGTAAAAAACACAAAAACTTATTTTTTGTAGGCGAAGTTTTAAATATTGATGCAGTTACAGGAGGTTTCAATTTTCAAAATGCATGGACAGGTGGTTTTATTTGTGCACAAGCGTTGGCTGAAACTAACAACTAA
- a CDS encoding peptide MFS transporter, which yields MNTLVKKPHEKELMGHPVGLYVLFFVEMWERFSYYGMRAILTLYIAAPVIFGDPQSGFGWSNAETLSFYGTYTMFVYLTSIPGGWIADKFIGQKKAVMLGGILLCIGHGILAVDQQWAFFTGLIFIVIGVGFLKPNISTMVGGLYKTGDDRRDKGFYVFYIGINLGAFLGALLVGAVAAKWGWHYGFGLAGIGMALGQIVYMSGLKYLQGVGDFIGSKDSPNKDLLKKPLTKVEKDRMLVMFLSFLIIIVFWGAFEQAGGLMSLYTEQKTDRMLSFSLPLIGNEVPAAVFQSINAFFIIVLGTAVGSFWHKWKIKGKESSSIFKMAIGVIIMAFGFFFMSKAASEVVMNGDEVAEKSAMIWLVLAYLFHTIGELCASPVALSFITKLAPLKYASFMMGAYFAATGLGNKVAGFVGGLSENAGDFEVFTGIAVTCTIFGLLIIAILKPLKRLTHGAEDKKVEGDELTEGFELAEN from the coding sequence ATGAATACTTTAGTAAAAAAACCACATGAAAAAGAGTTAATGGGGCATCCAGTAGGATTATATGTACTCTTTTTTGTTGAAATGTGGGAGCGATTTTCATACTATGGAATGCGTGCAATTTTAACTTTATACATTGCAGCTCCAGTAATTTTTGGAGATCCACAATCTGGTTTTGGTTGGTCTAATGCAGAAACACTTTCTTTTTACGGAACCTATACCATGTTTGTTTATTTAACATCCATTCCTGGAGGTTGGATTGCTGATAAATTTATCGGTCAGAAAAAAGCAGTAATGTTAGGTGGTATTTTGTTATGTATTGGCCATGGTATTTTAGCTGTAGACCAACAATGGGCATTTTTTACAGGTCTTATCTTTATTGTGATTGGAGTTGGGTTTTTAAAACCAAACATATCTACAATGGTTGGTGGTTTATACAAAACTGGTGACGATAGAAGAGATAAAGGTTTCTATGTTTTTTATATTGGTATCAATTTAGGTGCTTTCTTAGGTGCTTTATTAGTTGGAGCAGTTGCTGCAAAATGGGGTTGGCATTATGGTTTTGGTTTAGCAGGTATAGGAATGGCTTTAGGACAAATTGTTTATATGTCAGGCTTAAAATACTTACAAGGAGTTGGAGATTTTATAGGAAGTAAAGATTCACCAAACAAAGATTTACTAAAAAAACCTTTAACTAAAGTAGAGAAAGACAGAATGTTAGTCATGTTTTTATCATTCTTAATTATTATTGTTTTTTGGGGTGCTTTTGAACAAGCAGGAGGTTTAATGAGTTTGTATACAGAACAGAAAACTGATAGAATGTTATCATTTTCATTACCTTTAATTGGCAATGAAGTTCCTGCTGCTGTATTTCAATCTATTAACGCATTTTTTATCATTGTTTTAGGAACTGCTGTGGGTAGTTTTTGGCATAAGTGGAAAATTAAAGGAAAAGAATCTTCGTCTATTTTTAAAATGGCAATTGGTGTAATTATTATGGCCTTTGGTTTTTTCTTTATGAGTAAAGCAGCTTCTGAAGTTGTAATGAATGGTGATGAAGTTGCTGAAAAATCTGCAATGATTTGGTTAGTTTTAGCGTATTTATTTCATACGATTGGTGAACTTTGTGCCTCTCCTGTAGCCTTATCTTTTATTACTAAATTAGCTCCTTTAAAATACGCTTCTTTTATGATGGGAGCTTATTTTGCAGCTACTGGTTTAGGAAACAAAGTTGCTGGTTTTGTTGGCGGACTTTCTGAAAATGCTGGAGATTTTGAGGTTTTTACAGGTATTGCAGTTACATGTACAATTTTCGGATTGTTAATCATAGCAATCTTAAAACCATTAAAAAGACTTACTCATGGAGCTGAAGATAAAAAAGTTGAAGGTGATGAATTAACGGAAGGTTTTGAATTAGCGGAAAACTAA
- a CDS encoding thiamine diphosphokinase produces the protein MKSIISKIRTDAFLFVFLSTMKTKKVFLLLNGETPNEVPNTSNYDMICATDGAYQYLKKHNIIPNFIAGDFDSIQEIPKEIEVIQTPNQDFTDFDKILQILFDKGFKHIDVFGASGKEQDHFLGNLHTAIQFKEKLKLTFIDNHSRYFLADKSTKIPDCKDKVVSLIPFPKATNIVTQGLEYQLDKEDLVFGKRIGTRNKGIQDTVRIIFETGELFIFINHT, from the coding sequence ATGAAAAGCATCATTTCTAAAATTAGAACTGATGCTTTTTTGTTTGTATTTTTGTCAACAATGAAAACCAAAAAAGTTTTTTTATTATTAAATGGTGAAACTCCAAACGAAGTTCCAAACACATCAAATTATGATATGATTTGTGCAACTGATGGCGCTTATCAATATTTAAAAAAACACAATATTATTCCTAATTTTATTGCTGGCGATTTTGATTCCATACAAGAAATCCCAAAAGAAATTGAAGTGATACAAACGCCCAATCAAGATTTTACCGATTTTGATAAAATATTGCAAATCTTGTTTGATAAGGGTTTCAAACATATTGATGTTTTTGGAGCAAGTGGAAAAGAGCAAGATCATTTTTTAGGGAATTTACACACTGCAATTCAGTTTAAAGAAAAACTTAAACTTACTTTTATTGATAATCATAGTCGTTATTTTTTAGCTGATAAAAGCACGAAAATACCAGATTGTAAAGACAAAGTTGTGTCTTTAATTCCGTTTCCAAAAGCCACAAATATTGTTACTCAAGGTTTGGAGTATCAATTAGATAAAGAAGATTTGGTTTTTGGCAAAAGAATTGGAACTAGAAATAAAGGTATTCAAGATACAGTTAGAATTATTTTTGAAACTGGTGAATTGTTCATATTTATCAACCATACATAA
- a CDS encoding GYDIA family GHMP kinase, which translates to MNYYSNGKLLITGEYLVLDGAKSLAVPTKFGQDLSVDAIKEPQIIWGSFTNTGKCWFEAVFDLQKLRLINCFFNSDKEGSAENIAETLLEILQEAKRLNPNFLNTENGFVVKTTLTFPRNWGLGSSSTLINSIASWAKVDAFQLLWNSFKGSGYDIACAQNDTPIFYQINNKKPVIKQVEFNPTFKDSLFFVHLNQKQDSKEGIAKFRESGTNFDKEIKRISEMSDEFLASTSIENFNKLIVEHEEIISNIIQLKPVKEKLFPDYSLGEIKSLGAWGGDFVLATGNAQTPTYFKNKGFKTILKYSEIIL; encoded by the coding sequence ATGAACTATTATTCAAACGGAAAATTATTGATAACAGGAGAATATTTGGTTTTAGATGGCGCAAAATCTTTGGCAGTTCCAACAAAATTTGGTCAAGATTTAAGTGTTGATGCCATAAAAGAACCTCAAATTATCTGGGGAAGTTTTACAAATACAGGCAAATGTTGGTTCGAGGCTGTTTTCGATTTGCAGAAATTACGTTTAATAAATTGTTTTTTTAATTCCGATAAAGAAGGAAGTGCAGAAAATATTGCAGAAACCTTATTAGAAATTTTACAAGAAGCTAAAAGATTAAATCCAAATTTTTTAAATACGGAAAATGGTTTTGTTGTAAAAACAACTTTAACATTTCCTAGAAATTGGGGTTTAGGGAGCTCATCAACCTTAATAAATTCAATTGCAAGTTGGGCTAAAGTAGATGCTTTTCAATTACTTTGGAATTCCTTTAAAGGAAGTGGTTATGACATTGCTTGTGCTCAAAATGATACGCCTATTTTTTATCAAATAAATAATAAAAAACCAGTTATTAAGCAAGTTGAGTTCAATCCAACTTTTAAAGATAGCTTGTTTTTTGTGCATTTAAATCAAAAGCAAGACTCAAAAGAAGGCATTGCAAAATTTAGGGAAAGTGGAACTAATTTTGATAAAGAAATCAAAAGAATTTCAGAAATGTCCGATGAATTTTTAGCATCAACATCTATAGAAAACTTTAATAAATTAATTGTTGAGCACGAAGAAATTATTAGTAATATTATCCAACTAAAACCTGTAAAAGAAAAATTATTTCCAGATTATAGTTTGGGAGAAATTAAAAGTTTGGGAGCTTGGGGAGGAGATTTTGTATTGGCAACTGGAAATGCGCAAACACCAACATATTTTAAAAATAAGGGATTTAAAACTATTTTGAAATATTCAGAAATAATTTTATAA
- a CDS encoding YkgJ family cysteine cluster protein — translation MQTTKLTSKSILPLTCTRSGTCCFGKAVMLNPWEIVCFSEAKKITPEEFRDLYTEFGGIQLLFDGKEDQKGQKSCSQYIPDFGCSVHEGRPLACRLYPLGRQIQFDKAQYIFEGTTFPCLTDCADVLNLPKLSVGDYLKGQGADLFEKAQDEYLLVMQSIADIGFELFLESGLSESGDTKTLKEWRKLGNETPEIVAQKIGKDWLDALMIPEITNEIENPIKFAKKHNDLLLAKAQVKFGSLQTFEEISKASILMIAIALHLAKSLGADAKGIAEHWVETAKSFGGKE, via the coding sequence ATGCAAACTACAAAACTGACTTCTAAAAGTATTTTACCATTAACCTGCACAAGATCTGGAACTTGCTGTTTTGGAAAAGCTGTCATGCTAAATCCTTGGGAAATTGTGTGTTTTAGCGAAGCCAAAAAAATTACACCCGAAGAATTCAGAGATTTGTATACCGAATTTGGTGGCATTCAATTACTTTTTGATGGAAAGGAAGATCAAAAAGGTCAAAAATCTTGTAGCCAATATATTCCAGATTTTGGTTGTAGTGTTCATGAAGGAAGACCTTTAGCTTGTAGATTGTATCCTTTAGGTCGTCAAATTCAGTTTGATAAAGCTCAATATATTTTTGAAGGAACTACTTTTCCTTGTTTAACAGATTGTGCTGACGTTTTAAATTTACCAAAATTATCTGTAGGCGACTATTTAAAAGGACAAGGTGCAGATTTGTTTGAAAAAGCACAAGATGAATATTTATTGGTGATGCAAAGTATTGCTGATATTGGTTTTGAGTTATTTTTAGAATCTGGTTTATCTGAATCTGGAGACACCAAAACATTAAAAGAATGGCGAAAACTAGGAAATGAAACTCCTGAAATAGTAGCCCAAAAAATCGGCAAAGATTGGTTAGATGCTTTGATGATTCCAGAAATTACCAATGAAATTGAAAACCCAATTAAATTTGCAAAAAAACATAATGATTTACTTTTAGCTAAAGCACAAGTAAAATTTGGAAGTTTACAAACTTTTGAAGAAATCAGTAAAGCATCAATTTTAATGATTGCAATTGCGTTACATTTAGCAAAAAGTTTAGGTGCAGATGCCAAAGGAATTGCTGAACATTGGGTGGAAACTGCTAAAAGTTTTGGAGGTAAAGAGTAA
- a CDS encoding hydroxymethylglutaryl-CoA reductase, degradative has protein sequence MSKIISGFSKFSKDEKVDWLLKNYFKNSSEVLKVIQQYWNDDEKLQQLHDDFIENTITNFYMPFGVAPNFIINNREYTIPMVLEESSVVAAASLVGKFWSTRGGFKTKVIGTTKIGQVHFMYAGKKEDLRTYFAKNKTELFAATASITQNMEKRGGGILEIELVDKTDKLANYYQLHITFETKDSMGANFINSCLEAIAKKFENDEIEIVMSILSNYVPECLVRAEVSCKIEELGGEDPQKFADKFYQAVKIAEIEPYRAVTHNKGIMNGIDAVVLATGNDFRAIEAGAHAYASRSGTYSSLSHCTIDDGIFKFWIEIPLALGTVGGLTALHPMAKFSLELLQKPSARVLMQIIAAAGLAQNFAALRALTTKGIQHGHMKMHLQNILNQFDATATEKEEITAYFDKRTVSHSAVVEKLKGLRKPNVKWVDFLDFDTINNKLSSLNEDSKPVFGQMNAQQMIEHLSAVTQIANGNWNVNVFVSDEKTARRKPFLQTENELQTGFKASFLADEPIKLKFSSIDIAIDDLLYQLQSFLLIFKQNKNRTVVHPFFGELNFEEWKRFQIKHFTHHFKQFDLL, from the coding sequence ATGAGTAAAATTATTTCTGGGTTTTCAAAATTTTCAAAAGATGAAAAAGTTGATTGGTTGCTAAAAAACTACTTCAAGAATTCATCAGAAGTTTTAAAAGTTATACAACAATATTGGAATGATGATGAAAAGTTACAACAACTTCATGACGATTTTATAGAAAACACCATCACTAATTTTTACATGCCTTTTGGTGTGGCACCAAATTTTATTATAAATAATAGGGAGTATACAATTCCTATGGTTTTAGAAGAAAGTTCTGTAGTTGCTGCAGCTTCTTTAGTAGGTAAGTTTTGGAGCACTAGAGGTGGTTTTAAAACGAAAGTAATTGGTACTACAAAAATAGGGCAAGTTCACTTTATGTATGCAGGTAAAAAAGAAGATTTAAGAACCTATTTTGCTAAAAATAAAACCGAATTATTTGCTGCAACAGCTTCCATCACTCAAAATATGGAAAAACGTGGAGGTGGAATTCTAGAGATTGAATTGGTTGATAAAACAGATAAATTAGCGAATTATTACCAACTCCACATCACTTTTGAAACGAAAGATTCAATGGGTGCAAACTTTATAAATTCTTGCTTAGAAGCTATTGCAAAAAAGTTTGAAAATGACGAGATAGAAATTGTAATGAGTATTTTATCGAACTACGTTCCTGAATGTTTGGTAAGAGCAGAAGTGAGTTGCAAAATTGAAGAATTGGGTGGAGAAGATCCGCAGAAATTTGCCGATAAATTTTACCAAGCTGTAAAAATTGCTGAAATTGAACCTTATAGAGCAGTTACTCATAATAAAGGAATTATGAACGGAATTGATGCAGTTGTTTTAGCAACAGGCAACGATTTCAGAGCCATAGAAGCTGGTGCACATGCGTATGCTTCAAGAAGTGGAACTTATTCAAGTTTGTCTCATTGTACTATTGATGATGGGATTTTTAAATTTTGGATAGAAATTCCTTTGGCTTTAGGAACTGTTGGTGGTTTAACAGCTTTGCATCCAATGGCTAAATTTTCTTTAGAACTATTACAAAAACCTTCTGCAAGAGTTTTAATGCAAATAATTGCAGCAGCAGGTTTAGCTCAAAATTTTGCGGCATTAAGAGCGTTGACAACAAAAGGCATTCAACATGGACACATGAAAATGCACTTGCAAAATATTTTAAACCAGTTTGATGCCACTGCTACCGAAAAAGAGGAAATAACTGCGTATTTTGATAAAAGAACAGTATCCCATTCTGCAGTTGTAGAAAAATTAAAAGGTTTAAGAAAACCCAATGTTAAATGGGTAGATTTTTTAGATTTTGATACCATTAATAATAAATTATCTTCTTTAAATGAAGATTCAAAGCCAGTGTTTGGACAAATGAATGCGCAACAAATGATAGAGCATTTAAGTGCAGTAACTCAAATTGCCAACGGAAATTGGAATGTAAATGTGTTTGTTTCTGATGAAAAAACTGCAAGAAGAAAACCATTTTTACAAACTGAAAACGAATTGCAAACAGGTTTTAAAGCTTCTTTTTTAGCTGATGAACCTATAAAATTAAAATTTAGTTCTATAGATATTGCAATTGATGATTTATTATATCAACTACAATCTTTTTTATTAATTTTTAAACAAAATAAAAACAGAACTGTGGTGCATCCTTTTTTCGGCGAATTAAATTTTGAAGAATGGAAGAGGTTTCAAATAAAACATTTTACACATCATTTTAAACAATTCGATTTGCTGTAA